ATTCTGAGTTTAGGGCTCACTTCGCACCAAAGCGTAGTGAAGAATTTGGGTGGCAGACAAGTGGATTATAAATTTGCGCATGGAGCAGTTCACCGCTTGCCCAACGGCATTATCCTTGCCGATAGTTACCATACGTCGCGTTACAATATTTCAACAGGCCGCTTAACGCAGGCAATGTTCGATGAGGTGTTGATGGTAATAAAGGCAACGCTTTAGAAGGTAACGCCGCCCGTGATAACAGCGGCGCGGTCGGTCTCGTTCTGAATTTTATTGCCCTGACCATCTAACGAGAACTGGTCGATATTTCCTAGGCCAGCCGAGAGTGTTACGCCGCTTACGGCCAAAGCTGCTTTCACGGAATCGGGTATCAAATCATGCGTCACGCTTGCTGTGGCGCCGTAACTTGGCAGGCCATTGGAAGGGTCGTCATTGCCATCACGCCATGAGGCAAGTTGGGCTTGTTGGCGGTCGTATGTCGCATTATCTTTATCGATCGCAGCAAATATACCGCCCAAGGCAGGAGAACGGTAATCTGGTACATATGACGTTGATCCTAGTGATTTAGGCGCTCTCACGACAACGACATCACCGCGGTCTTGAGTGGCTGGGCCTATTGGTGCTAACAGATTTGGAACAATCGTAGCGACGCCACTATCGTTGGATAAGATGTCCGCATACGAAGTATCGTCGTTGGCTTTAACTGTGTCTGTAGTTGTGCCTGTCATAACGACACATTACTATAGCAGTCCTTAATATATTATTAAGAACAGAATATTGATTATGGCCGAGTTCTAAAAAAGATTGCGCACCCGCACAATAGCTACAATTTTCGCTAAAGGCCGCCTGACATAGGCGATGGTTAATAAAGTGTGCTGAAGTTAACGGAGCGCGTGAAACGTTAGCGTCTAATTATTCTCCAGGAACTCTTATGCGTGCTGTAAGTCTAAAACCAACCCCAAGATTGCTTGATGTCGGTACGCCCGTATCACCATTAACTACAGTAATACTCGCTAGCCCACCAGTTATTGTGCCGTCAATGTTTCCAAATCGTACTGTATTGGTTGCACTCACTTGAAACCCACCAGGCAAACGACCTGGTGGCATAATATTCAATTCTACTTCATTTTGAGGATAGGGCGCTGTTACCGAAGGCGCATCTCGCCATGCTTCGTACATGCGGCTTTCTCGTGCTACCTGTACTTCATTTTCTGCATTAAGCCGCGCACGAGAAGCCTCTGGTGTCAAGCTTTCGGTGTCTATGCCTAATGCCCGCAAGGCCTCTTCGTTTGCTGCTCTTTGTCTATCTTCAGCTTCACCCATACCGACCCCTGTAGTTTTTTGGCTATTTTTTGATGATATGTTGAGGAAATTAAGAATTCATTAATCACTGCGCACAATAGCTACAATTTTCGCTAAAGGCCGTTAATCCTTAATAAATCATTAAAGCGTGTTTGCTATTCTGAGCCTAGGGAAACAGGAGATGCATATGACAACGCAATGGTATGACAAGCAGGGTGACGATCAGTTTACGCTGATGACTCCAGCAGGCCATACGATTATGGGCCATATTGATTACAAGGATTTTCGTGTCACGGGTAAGTTGCTGTGCCAAGACGGTACGGTCAGCGAATTGCCACCAGAGGTGCTGCTAGGCATTGCCCACTGGAAGCGTGCGACGTGGATTGCCAGTAATGAAATGAAGGCTGCTGCACAGCGTATGGCATATGTGAAAGAAATAGAAGCATCGCTGGGTAATGCGAAAGAAACGCTTGCCCGCTCGGGTACCGAGCCGTATGTGCGCGAAGCACAACGCAGCGAGCTCCTCGCACGGCAGCTTTTCACGCAGGGTGAGCACCTGCGTGAAAGTGCGCTCAATGCCGTCGATACGATGGTGTCGGTGCACTAGAAGCCGATTGAGCGACCCAAATTCCGTAAAAGGGAAGGCTCTTGCCCTAAGCCGCACGAAGGTGTGGCATTGGGGGAGAGCTTGCACCACGCGCCGCCGCCACGCTGACATGCTAGCCCACGAATATTCTGCTTAATGTCTTTTACCTTGAGCACTTCCGTGAATTTGCGGCAGGCATGGCCTTTGCTATTCAAGAAAATGGCCTGTGGTGAAATGCTGCCATAGGTATTAGCGTTTTTCCAATGGGTCGTTTTGCCTGCGCTGGCGTTATTCATCGTCCAATAGAACATTTGGCTGTAATAGGCGCGCTCATCGTCCGTCATCATTTTCATGAGGTCTTGGGCGAAACTGCTATTGCCGTCCTCCACTTTGCGAACAGGTTCGAGCAGCACAGGTGGCGCGTTCTTATCGAGGGTGGGTGGGGCAGGTGGCTGCACTTTCACTGCGCCCGTTTGCACCGTACCTGCGGGCACGTTTATCTGGTTCGTGTCGCCAGAATTATCGTTATTCAGCATGACAAAGAACGCGATGACGCTTACCAGCAATATCAACCCAAACAAGTTGCGGCCAATCAGACTAAACGGCAGCCACAGCAAATTCAGCGCTAAACGAATCAAGTTGCGGATGATGCGAAAGATAATCATTGGGCAAGTTTAGCGGGTGACTAACTCGCCAGCAACCCAATCTTCTCCATGGTTTGCTTGAGGATAGGTTGAGCAATCGCGGCTGCGCTTTCGGTGCCACGCTTTAGTAGCGCGTCGAGCTCTGCTTCCTCTTTCATCAATTCACGCATACGCGCGGTGATGGGCGAGAGTTTGGCAACGGCGAGGTCAGCCAGTTGTGCTTTGAATTGACCGGTTTTGAGCGTCGAAAATTGTTCGACGACCTTTTCTGGCGTTGTATCAGCGAGTGCGGCGTAAATCGTGATCAGGTTCGATACGGATGGGCGGTTTTCTTTGTCGTAGGAGAGCGAAGCTTCCGAATCGGTCTGTGCTTTTTTGAATTTATTGGCGATGGCGTCTGCATCGTCGGTCAAATTAATGCGTGAATATTCGGATTCTTCAGACTTGCTCATTTTACGCGTGCCGTCGTTCAAGCTCATGATACGTGCGGCTTGCGGCATGATTTTAGGCTCAGGAAGTGGGAAGAATTCCTCGCCCACGAAGCGGTTGAACGCGCCCGCAATATCACGCGCTAACTCAAGGTGCTGTTTCTGGTCTTCACCCACGGGAACATGCGTTGCCTTATAGGCCAAAATATCTGCGGCCATGAGCACGGGATAGGCGTAAAGACCCAACACCGCATTGTCTTTTTGCGTGCCTGCTTTTTCCTTAAATTGCGTCATGCGGTTGAGCCAGCCGAGGGGCGTGTGGCAGTTTAAAATCCACGCAAGTTCTGCATGGGCGCTAACGGTGGATTGCACCATGATAATCGATTTATTCGGGTCGATGCCACTAGCGATGAGCGCCGCAGTCACTTCACGCGTTGATTGGCGCAGAGCTGCGGGGTCTTGCGGCACGGTGATGGCATGCAAATTCATGATGCCAAAAATGCATTCCATTTCGTCCTGCATCTTCACCCAATTCTTGATGGCACCCAAATAGTTACCAAGGTGAAGGTTGCCAGTGGGCTGTACGCCCGAGAAAACGCGCTGTGTGGTCATGATGTCCTCTTGTGGGGTTGTTTTGGCGGAGGTTTTGCCATTTGTCACGCTTTTTTGCACCGCAATAAAATCGAGCAAATTCATGGAACTGTCACATTTGGAAAGGTCGCTTTGTGATAGATTTCAAGGTGAGAAAAACCATGAACCAACGACCAATGCAATCTGAGCAGGAACAGCACGACAGCACCAGTGTGTCGGCACAGCAGCAAGCTGCGTCGCCATCACAAGGTAATTGGTTCCATCGCAATCGCTGGTTCACCAAAGAACCCGTCAGTTACACTGCATACCAATTTTTCCGCTCAGCGATGGCTACCATTCCTTACGGTTTTGGCATGGCTGCGATTCACCATCTTTTTGGTTGGGTGAGCGCGAAAGGGCAAGATTTAGGTCTTACCGAAGAAGGCAACAAGGCATTCAAGGCTGCCTTTGATACGCCCGTTAATAATCCTCTTTCTGGTGCCAAAGAAGGCATGAAGGGTGGCTTTGCGAAAGCCATCACCGATGTCGTTGATAAAACTGGCGATGCTGCGCACGATTTCCACAAAGCAGGATGGAAAGGTAAGCTTGGGCGCAATATGATTCGCGTTGCGAATTCGCCGCTCAACGCAGCATTGCAGATTGGCTTGGCGTTCTCGATGTTCCGATTTGTCGGCAGCCTTATTAAAGGCACGCGCGACAAAATTATGGATGAAAACAACAGTGCGGCAGACACTGAGCGGGAAACGAAAAACTGGTGGAGCACAGTGACCGACCTTTCCAATGTCAACTGGAAGGCAGAGGCTGTAGGGACATTCTGGGCTGCTATTACCCTTGGGTTTATTGGCGCAAATTTCAAGCAATCAACGCCTTACATGCGCATTGCTGATGCAACGACTGGTGCAAAAGAAGGGCTGGGTCAGGCTTTTGGACGCGTATGGAGCGGCCCGTCGAAATTATTGCAGAACTGTGCGATCTGGGCGCTTTCTTATAGTGCTTTCTTTGAAGTGGATGAGCGTATTCAGAAAGATGTGAAGCTGCGTCAAGGTACGTGGAAAGGCCCCTCCAATAGTTTGCTGAATACGCCTAATCAATCGACTGGCGAGCCGCCCATCAAGGAAAAGGAATCCTTTCAGAAAAAAGAAGATAACAAGGCCACAGAATTCTTTACGCATGATCCAGGATTGCCGCGCCTGATATTCCGACGCGTTTTACCAGTAGCGGTTGGTATTTCTGCTTATGCTGTACTTAAACGCGCGGGTTATGTGATGGCGGGTGGGCAAATGAAGCCGATCACTCATGAAATTGCCAATATGGGTGCTGGTAAACAATTTCAAACATTCGTTACCAATGCTTGGCGTGAAGGTGCTGCAACGGCAATGTTTGGTGCATTGTGGATGTCTACGGACTCATGGGGCACGTGGTACGATAAATTTTTTGAGCAATTTAACAAAAAAGAACCAACACCGCTTAATGAAGCTCAATCCAATAATCATGCAAAGCTGCTTGCTCGGCTAAATGAAAAAGAAAAAGGCCATGGCGGCGTTGCTGCCTGAAGCTTGCAAATCCCTTAAATCCCGCTAAGTTCCGCGCCATGAAAATTCAAGGCACATTTCCTGATGTTCGTTTGCGCCGTTTGCGTTCGTCTGCGTGGCTGCGCGATATGGTGCAGGAGCATCGCTTGCATGCATCCGATTTGATTTGGCCGCTCTTTGTGCAAGAAGGTAAAAATAAGCGCACTTCTGTGAAGGGGCTGGCGGGGGTGGAGCGCCTTTCCATCGACCAACTCGTCAAAGAAGCGAAAGAGGCGGCGAAGCTTGGTATTCCAGCTATTGCGCTATTCCCTGTGACGGACCCGAAACTCAAAACCGCAGATGGTCGTGAAGCGTGGAACAAAAAAAATCTGGTGTGTCGTGCGATTGAAGAAGTGAAAAGTGCGGTTCCAGAAATCGGTGTGATTGCGGATGTGGCGCTCGATCCCTACACCACCCATGGCCATGATGGTGTTCTGAATAAGGCGGGTGATGTCGATAATGATGCGACGGTCGAAAAGCTGGTAAAACAAGCCCTCACCTTGGCTTCGGCGGGGTGTGATGTGCTGGCGCCGTCGGACATGATGGATGGTCGAGTGAAAGCGATCCGCACTGAGTTGCCACATACGCCTATTCTGGCTTATGCGGCGAAATATGCCTCGGCATTCTATGGACCGTTCCGTGAGGCGGTTGGTTCTAAATCCAATCTCGGCAAGGCGGACAAGCGCACCTATCAAATGAACCCTGCCAATTCCGACGAAGCATTGCGTGAAGTCGCGCAAGATATCGCTGAGGGTGCCGATATGGTGATGGTGAAGCCAGGCACGCTGTATCTCGATATCATTGCGCGGGTGCGTGCTGAATGTAATGTGCCAGTGTTTGCCTATCATGTGAGCGGAGAGTATGCGATGCTCAAAGCCGCCGCAGAGGCGGGTATGCTCGACGAGCAAGCGGCGCTTATGGAAACGATGATAGCGTTCAAGCGTGCGGGTGCGACTGGGATTTTGACCTACGCGGCAAAAGATCTGGCGAAGGCGATAGTTACTTAGGGCTATACATCTGAACGGTGATGAGGCCGTTGATGATGCGCTCCTTGGCGGTAGCCACTTTATCAATCATTTCTTCGTTCATGAGGTGACGATTATACTCGTCGACCGCATAATCTAGCGCACCCTCTTTCAAGCCAAGATATTTGATGCCTGGGCTCCATTTGCCGTCCTTGGAGGTTTTGAGCGCATCATAGACGGCGATGTCTACGCGCTTGATGAGTGATGTTAGAACGTTGCCTGGAAATAGCGCGTTCTGATTAATGTCTACACCGATGGCAAAATTGTCGGTCTCTTTAGCGGCTTCGAGTGCGCCGACGCCAGAACCACCAGCGGCAGCAAATATTACGTCGATGCCAGAGGCGTATTGGGTCAAGGCAATCTCACGCGCTTTGCCAGGGTCGCTCCATGCTTTGGTGGTGTTGCCGATCATTTCAATATCCACTTTGGCTTGTGGGTCGGCGTGGCGAACGCCTTGCGCAAAGCCAAGCGCGAAGTTGCGGATGATGGGAACGTCCATGCCACCGATAAATCCGATATGTTTGGTTTTACTGGTGATAGCCGCGATGATGCCAACGAGAAACGCGCCTTCATGGTCTTTGAAGATCACCGACTGAACATTGGGGAAAAGTGGTGGCACTAGCCCGTCAATCACGGTGAAATGTGTGTTGGGGTAACGCTCTGCCAAGCTCAGCACGGGCATGACGTTTTGAAAGCCAACGGCGATGATCGGGTTGGCGCCGCTATCGGCAGCTGTTTTGATACGTGCGGTTACATCCTCGCCCGCGTGCATACGATATTGTGTGAAGGTAACGCCCAACTCATCTTCGGCGCGCTCAGCGCCTGCGCGTGCCGCATCGACAAAGGCGCGGTCAGAGTCTTTGTCACCCAATACGTAAATGAGTGCTGGCTTGAAATTCTTTTCTTTACTCGCCGCAAAGCCGTCTTTCGCCCACGCTGGTGTTGTGGCCGTGATACAAAGAATCATGCAGGTGAGCAAACTTACTATTCTGTGCGTCATTCGATGCTTGCTTCTATGGTTTTAGCGATGCACCATAGCGACAGAACACAGATTCGCAAGAAATTATGAATAAGCATGAACATGGAAAGCGGGTGGCGGCATTACAGGCGGTAATGCGCGCGCAGCAACTGGATATGTGGCTGCAGCCTGTCGCGGACGAGTTTCAGGGCGAATATGTCGCAGCTTATGCCCAACGATTGCCATGGCTGTGTGGTTTTTCAGGTTCGGCGGGCATGGGCGCATTTTGGGCGGAACCTTCCAAGAAACACACCTTATTTGTTGATGGGCGTTACACGCTTCAAG
This sequence is a window from Alphaproteobacteria bacterium. Protein-coding genes within it:
- the hemB gene encoding porphobilinogen synthase, with amino-acid sequence MKIQGTFPDVRLRRLRSSAWLRDMVQEHRLHASDLIWPLFVQEGKNKRTSVKGLAGVERLSIDQLVKEAKEAAKLGIPAIALFPVTDPKLKTADGREAWNKKNLVCRAIEEVKSAVPEIGVIADVALDPYTTHGHDGVLNKAGDVDNDATVEKLVKQALTLASAGCDVLAPSDMMDGRVKAIRTELPHTPILAYAAKYASAFYGPFREAVGSKSNLGKADKRTYQMNPANSDEALREVAQDIAEGADMVMVKPGTLYLDIIARVRAECNVPVFAYHVSGEYAMLKAAAEAGMLDEQAALMETMIAFKRAGATGILTYAAKDLAKAIVT
- the trpS gene encoding tryptophan--tRNA ligase, which translates into the protein MTTQRVFSGVQPTGNLHLGNYLGAIKNWVKMQDEMECIFGIMNLHAITVPQDPAALRQSTREVTAALIASGIDPNKSIIMVQSTVSAHAELAWILNCHTPLGWLNRMTQFKEKAGTQKDNAVLGLYAYPVLMAADILAYKATHVPVGEDQKQHLELARDIAGAFNRFVGEEFFPLPEPKIMPQAARIMSLNDGTRKMSKSEESEYSRINLTDDADAIANKFKKAQTDSEASLSYDKENRPSVSNLITIYAALADTTPEKVVEQFSTLKTGQFKAQLADLAVAKLSPITARMRELMKEEAELDALLKRGTESAAAIAQPILKQTMEKIGLLAS
- a CDS encoding BMP family ABC transporter substrate-binding protein, which encodes MTHRIVSLLTCMILCITATTPAWAKDGFAASKEKNFKPALIYVLGDKDSDRAFVDAARAGAERAEDELGVTFTQYRMHAGEDVTARIKTAADSGANPIIAVGFQNVMPVLSLAERYPNTHFTVIDGLVPPLFPNVQSVIFKDHEGAFLVGIIAAITSKTKHIGFIGGMDVPIIRNFALGFAQGVRHADPQAKVDIEMIGNTTKAWSDPGKAREIALTQYASGIDVIFAAAGGSGVGALEAAKETDNFAIGVDINQNALFPGNVLTSLIKRVDIAVYDALKTSKDGKWSPGIKYLGLKEGALDYAVDEYNRHLMNEEMIDKVATAKERIINGLITVQMYSPK